A window of Clavibacter michiganensis contains these coding sequences:
- a CDS encoding DMT family transporter codes for MGSRQIGVPRSLVTVVAATGFVLAWSSGFLIAAVGTVEVPATTLLVWRFAPLAALLVGLVATGAARGIAPRMLGRQALIGAFAQLGYCAFVYAAIGAGIATGTTALIDAVQPLVVATLVGPLLGLRVRGAQWAGLALGAVGVVLVVRSQAGAADADPVAYLLPAAAMACLVAGTFLERRSQGRPPVLVTLTVHVVVTTAALVVVAVATGTLAPPADPAFWITTAVAALVPTLAAYGLYWWLLERVGITALNALLFLVAPTTAAAGALLLGERITAVTLAGFVLCGAGVAAVLVTEARRAGGARREQLVRRGPPHSGCGSPRARRPGRVTP; via the coding sequence ATGGGAAGTAGACAGATCGGTGTACCTCGATCGCTCGTGACCGTCGTGGCCGCCACCGGGTTCGTGCTCGCGTGGAGCTCGGGGTTCCTCATCGCGGCCGTCGGCACGGTCGAGGTGCCCGCGACGACGCTGCTCGTCTGGCGGTTCGCGCCGCTCGCCGCGCTGCTCGTGGGTCTCGTCGCGACCGGCGCGGCCCGGGGGATCGCTCCGCGGATGCTCGGGCGGCAGGCGCTCATCGGCGCGTTCGCGCAGCTCGGCTACTGCGCGTTCGTGTACGCGGCGATCGGCGCGGGCATCGCGACGGGGACGACCGCGCTCATCGACGCGGTGCAGCCGCTCGTGGTCGCGACGCTCGTCGGGCCTCTCCTCGGGCTCCGCGTGCGCGGCGCGCAGTGGGCCGGGCTCGCGCTCGGCGCCGTGGGCGTGGTGCTCGTGGTGCGGTCGCAGGCGGGGGCGGCGGATGCGGATCCGGTCGCGTACCTGCTGCCCGCGGCGGCGATGGCGTGCCTCGTCGCCGGGACGTTCCTCGAGCGCCGGTCGCAGGGCCGGCCACCCGTGCTCGTGACGCTGACCGTGCACGTCGTCGTCACGACGGCCGCGCTCGTGGTCGTCGCGGTCGCGACCGGGACCCTGGCGCCGCCCGCGGATCCGGCGTTCTGGATCACGACCGCCGTCGCCGCGCTCGTGCCGACGCTCGCCGCGTACGGCCTGTACTGGTGGCTGCTCGAGCGGGTGGGGATCACGGCGCTCAACGCGCTGCTGTTCCTCGTCGCGCCGACGACCGCGGCGGCGGGCGCGCTCCTGCTCGGGGAGCGGATCACGGCGGTGACGCTCGCGGGGTTCGTGCTGTGCGGCGCGGGCGTGGCGGCGGTGCTGGTGACGGAGGCGCGGCGTGCGGGCGGTGCGCGACGAGAACAGCTCGTCCGCCGCGGACCACCCCACTCCGGGTGCGGATCGCCGCGAGCCCGCCGCCCGGGCCGCGTGACCCCCTAG
- a CDS encoding TetR/AcrR family transcriptional regulator, with amino-acid sequence MKTPVPDLAPLTPGARRVLDAASELFYARGIHVVGVDAIAAAAGVTKKTIYDRFGSKEQLVVAYLQHRDARWREHLAARLARTPEPGIDRVVAVFDAAITWAVANTPKGCSAINARAELGAGDLGADDDGHDVLPEVMRQKAWLHELLRDLCHEAGVPDAAATARTLILIYEGGLVTLGMGTFAHPMAVARDAARALLEAAASPGAGR; translated from the coding sequence GTGAAGACCCCCGTCCCCGACCTCGCCCCGCTCACCCCAGGAGCCCGCCGCGTGCTCGACGCGGCGTCCGAGCTCTTCTACGCGCGGGGGATCCACGTGGTCGGCGTCGACGCGATCGCCGCGGCCGCCGGCGTCACCAAGAAGACGATCTACGACCGCTTCGGCTCCAAGGAGCAGCTCGTGGTCGCGTACCTGCAGCACCGCGACGCGCGCTGGCGCGAGCACCTCGCGGCGCGGCTGGCGCGCACGCCGGAGCCGGGGATCGACCGCGTGGTGGCGGTGTTCGACGCGGCCATCACCTGGGCCGTCGCGAACACGCCCAAGGGCTGCAGCGCGATCAACGCGCGCGCGGAGCTGGGTGCCGGCGACCTCGGTGCCGACGACGACGGCCACGACGTGCTGCCCGAGGTCATGCGGCAGAAGGCCTGGCTGCACGAGCTGCTGCGTGACCTGTGCCACGAGGCCGGGGTCCCGGACGCTGCGGCCACCGCCCGCACGCTGATACTGATCTACGAGGGCGGCCTCGTGACGCTCGGCATGGGCACGTTCGCCCACCCGATGGCGGTCGCGCGCGACGCGGCCCGGGCGCTGCTCGAGGCGGCGGCGTCGCCGGGAGCCGGACGGTGA
- a CDS encoding HIT family protein — protein MSDQATCPFCALLRGEPLVAPLPQDVVAERDRAVAVIAPRWWPRNRGHALVVPRVHVRDLYSVTPDDLHAVMDLVQEVAVAMRAAYGCAGISIRQHNETAGGQDVWHLHVHVFPRAEGDDLYGSAPLPGFASPEERLPFSGLLREELSARRRRGPATGTPRPDPA, from the coding sequence GTGAGCGACCAGGCGACCTGCCCGTTCTGCGCGCTGCTGCGTGGCGAGCCGCTGGTCGCGCCGCTGCCGCAGGACGTCGTCGCCGAGCGCGATCGCGCGGTCGCCGTCATCGCCCCGCGCTGGTGGCCGCGCAACCGCGGGCACGCCCTGGTGGTCCCGCGGGTCCACGTCCGCGACCTCTACTCCGTGACGCCCGACGACCTGCACGCCGTGATGGACCTCGTGCAGGAGGTCGCCGTCGCGATGCGCGCGGCGTACGGCTGCGCCGGCATCTCGATCCGCCAGCACAACGAGACCGCGGGCGGCCAGGACGTGTGGCACCTCCACGTGCACGTGTTCCCGCGCGCGGAGGGCGACGATCTGTACGGATCCGCGCCGCTGCCCGGCTTCGCGTCGCCCGAGGAGCGCCTGCCGTTCTCAGGCCTGCTGCGCGAGGAGCTGTCCGCTCGTCGGCGGAGAGGTCCTGCGACCGGGACGCCGCGGCCCGACCCGGCCTAG
- a CDS encoding SDR family NAD(P)-dependent oxidoreductase has translation MTTIAIVGAGAGLGAAVARRFGAEGFAVALISRSQERVDELARTLADEGITARGYAANVRDHVALAAALDRAAQELGPVEVLQYSPLPQKEFLRPVLETTPGDLVGAFEFSIQAPVAAVHQVLQGMRVLGRGTVLFINGGTAVQPLPKYAGTSIAFAGESAYGQMIHEALAGDGIHVGQLIIPGAIIPGHEEKDPRVLADTLWSMHQERGDFRRFAADMDDE, from the coding sequence ATGACCACCATCGCCATCGTGGGGGCCGGTGCTGGCCTCGGCGCCGCCGTCGCCCGCCGCTTCGGAGCCGAGGGCTTCGCCGTCGCGCTCATCTCGCGCAGCCAGGAGCGCGTCGACGAGCTCGCGCGCACGCTCGCCGACGAGGGGATCACCGCCCGCGGGTACGCCGCGAACGTCCGTGACCACGTGGCGCTCGCCGCCGCGCTCGACCGTGCGGCGCAGGAGCTCGGCCCCGTCGAGGTGCTCCAGTACAGCCCGCTGCCGCAGAAGGAGTTCCTGCGGCCGGTGCTCGAGACCACCCCCGGCGACCTCGTCGGCGCGTTCGAGTTCTCCATCCAGGCGCCCGTCGCCGCGGTGCACCAGGTGCTGCAGGGCATGCGCGTGCTCGGCCGCGGGACCGTCCTCTTCATCAACGGCGGGACCGCCGTGCAGCCGCTGCCGAAGTACGCCGGCACCTCCATCGCCTTCGCGGGCGAGAGCGCCTACGGGCAGATGATCCACGAGGCGCTCGCGGGCGACGGGATCCACGTGGGCCAGCTGATCATCCCGGGCGCGATCATCCCGGGCCACGAGGAGAAGGACCCCCGGGTGCTCGCGGACACGCTCTGGTCCATGCACCAGGAGCGCGGCGACTTCCGCCGCTTCGCCGCCGACATGGACGACGAGTAG
- a CDS encoding YceI family protein, producing MQKKTKIILGTSAAVVVVLGVSAAAFGPAFYRDVIVGAPAAAPSVSAAPADSTLDTSDLSGEWQIGTGSTAGYRVAEVLNGTDVTVVGKTEDVTGSITVDGSTLSAATVKVDVASIATDAAPRDEYFRGTAMEVSKYPDATFTLTQPVDAAVPADGQVATVQATGELTMHGVTQTVTVPLQAALSGDGVQVSGSIPVTFSDYGVQAPSLGFVSVEDQGTVEFLVKATPTK from the coding sequence ATGCAGAAGAAGACCAAGATCATCCTCGGCACGAGCGCGGCCGTGGTGGTCGTGCTCGGTGTCAGCGCCGCCGCGTTCGGCCCCGCCTTCTACCGCGACGTGATCGTCGGCGCCCCCGCGGCCGCCCCGTCCGTCTCGGCCGCGCCCGCCGACTCCACGCTCGACACGAGCGACCTGTCCGGCGAGTGGCAGATCGGCACCGGCAGCACCGCCGGGTACCGCGTCGCCGAGGTGCTCAACGGCACCGACGTGACCGTCGTCGGCAAGACCGAGGACGTGACCGGATCCATCACGGTCGACGGATCCACCCTCTCGGCCGCGACCGTGAAGGTCGACGTCGCGAGCATCGCCACCGACGCGGCCCCCCGCGACGAGTACTTCCGCGGCACCGCCATGGAGGTCTCCAAGTACCCGGACGCGACCTTCACGCTGACCCAGCCCGTCGACGCGGCCGTGCCCGCCGACGGTCAGGTCGCGACGGTCCAGGCGACCGGCGAGCTCACCATGCACGGCGTCACGCAGACCGTCACCGTGCCGCTGCAGGCCGCGCTCTCGGGCGACGGCGTGCAGGTGAGCGGATCCATCCCCGTCACCTTCTCGGACTACGGCGTGCAGGCCCCGAGCCTCGGCTTCGTGAGCGTCGAGGACCAGGGCACGGTCGAGTTCCTGGTGAAGGCCACGCCGACGAAGTAG
- a CDS encoding sigma-70 family RNA polymerase sigma factor — protein sequence MTTESTARMRALHDAHAPALQRYALRLTGDPALAEDVVQEALLRAWRSPAILAEDDESARRWLFTVVRNLVIDDRRSAWRGRETPTDVLPEDPVADASDAIIDRLLVAEALASLSAEHRRAVVSCYHLGRTVVETAEREGVPPGTIKSRLHYALKALRLALQERGVTR from the coding sequence ATGACCACGGAGAGCACGGCCCGCATGCGGGCGCTGCACGATGCGCACGCTCCCGCGCTGCAGCGGTACGCGCTGCGGCTGACGGGGGATCCGGCGCTCGCCGAGGACGTCGTGCAGGAGGCGCTGCTGCGGGCCTGGCGCTCGCCGGCGATCCTCGCGGAGGACGACGAGTCGGCCCGCCGGTGGCTCTTCACCGTCGTGCGGAACCTCGTGATCGACGACAGGCGCAGCGCCTGGCGCGGCCGCGAGACGCCGACGGACGTGCTGCCGGAGGATCCCGTCGCCGACGCGTCCGACGCCATCATCGACCGCCTGCTCGTGGCTGAGGCGCTCGCGTCGCTGTCCGCCGAGCACCGCCGCGCGGTCGTCAGCTGCTACCACCTGGGTCGCACGGTCGTTGAGACCGCGGAACGCGAGGGCGTCCCGCCCGGCACGATCAAGTCCCGCCTCCACTACGCGCTCAAGGCGCTCCGGCTCGCCCTGCAGGAACGAGGAGTCACCCGATGA
- a CDS encoding anti-sigma factor family protein — protein MNDRADDIHEWDAAYVLGSLSATDRALFEAHLEGCDACMRSLAELSGLPGVLRMLPVEEAIALMDEPEAPAVPQPIAPAQDAPGHRVPRRRRRPLAGGARPPLSRRTGSWILAAAAVVLLVGGAGLGSALRAGVSGPVADPSPASSSAAGDPSGDLSEGLPADAVSMRSDLDEGVTAKLALTPQPWGTRFDWSCEYAGGGVGQGAYDLVAIDDDGTRTVVASWGAGQAESRLLAATSSLPMDRIRTVQITPSDSDVVLASRDL, from the coding sequence ATGAACGACCGCGCCGACGACATCCACGAGTGGGATGCCGCGTACGTGCTCGGCAGCCTGAGCGCCACCGACCGCGCGCTCTTCGAGGCCCACCTCGAGGGCTGCGACGCGTGCATGCGCTCCCTCGCCGAGCTCTCCGGCCTGCCCGGCGTGCTGCGGATGCTGCCCGTCGAGGAGGCGATCGCGCTCATGGACGAGCCCGAGGCCCCCGCCGTGCCGCAGCCCATCGCCCCGGCGCAGGACGCGCCCGGCCACCGCGTGCCGCGCCGCCGCCGTCGTCCCCTCGCGGGTGGCGCGCGCCCGCCGCTGTCGCGTCGCACGGGCAGCTGGATCCTCGCGGCCGCCGCCGTCGTGCTCCTCGTCGGCGGCGCGGGCCTCGGCTCCGCGCTCCGCGCCGGCGTGAGCGGGCCCGTCGCGGATCCGTCCCCGGCCTCCTCCTCGGCTGCCGGGGATCCGTCCGGGGACCTGTCCGAGGGCCTGCCCGCCGACGCCGTGAGCATGCGCTCCGATCTCGACGAGGGCGTCACCGCGAAGCTCGCCCTCACTCCGCAGCCCTGGGGCACGCGCTTCGACTGGAGCTGCGAGTACGCGGGCGGCGGCGTCGGCCAGGGTGCCTACGACCTCGTCGCGATCGACGACGACGGCACGCGCACGGTCGTCGCCAGCTGGGGTGCGGGCCAGGCGGAGTCCCGGCTGCTCGCCGCCACCTCCAGCCTCCCGATGGATCGGATCCGCACGGTGCAGATCACGCCCTCCGACTCCGACGTGGTGCTGGCGAGCCGGGACCTCTAG
- a CDS encoding MFS transporter, with translation MSDPAAQADVPAMSDADAAVVAARWKRNAALFLSGQTVSLFGSMLVQYAVMWYVTFETRSGLAVALYAVCAFLPQGIVSIFGGTLADRMNRRVLVIVSDSSIAIVTLALALLMMNGVTDLWIILLAVAVRSVGAGFQTPAVQAMIPQIVPPEQLLRVNGIFGTIQSAMALLAPAAAGAIFAAYGLVPLFFVDAITAAIGIAFLLSVAVPTLASIADKTSTYREDLVEGIRYIGGDPVVRWLLVVFAFVFLLTVAPTIITPLLVARTYGTEVWMVAVLEIAFSVGMLGGGALVSTLFAKSDRMTLILVSCFGFAVFTAGLGLSPDLWVFYGFTFAIGLFVPLFSAPFMTLVQETVAPEMHGRVFSYVGIVMALATPIGAVAFGPLADVLSVQTLLVAAGIITVVVITVAISLPSGRAAIRLARAKRSEADAEDADAGPGAGPGATPIDPARGAPGS, from the coding sequence ATGAGCGACCCGGCAGCGCAGGCCGACGTGCCCGCGATGAGCGACGCCGACGCGGCCGTCGTCGCCGCCCGCTGGAAGCGCAACGCGGCCCTCTTCCTCAGCGGCCAGACGGTCTCGCTGTTCGGCTCGATGCTCGTCCAATACGCGGTCATGTGGTACGTGACGTTCGAGACCCGGTCGGGCCTCGCGGTCGCGCTCTACGCGGTCTGCGCGTTCCTGCCGCAGGGTATCGTCTCGATCTTCGGCGGCACCCTCGCCGACCGCATGAACCGCCGCGTGCTCGTCATCGTGTCCGACAGCTCCATCGCGATCGTCACGCTCGCCCTCGCCCTGCTGATGATGAACGGGGTCACCGACCTCTGGATCATCCTGCTCGCGGTCGCCGTGCGCTCCGTCGGCGCCGGGTTCCAGACGCCCGCGGTGCAGGCGATGATCCCGCAGATCGTGCCCCCGGAGCAGCTGCTGCGGGTCAACGGGATCTTCGGCACCATCCAGTCGGCGATGGCCCTGCTCGCGCCGGCTGCAGCGGGCGCGATCTTCGCCGCCTACGGCCTCGTGCCGCTCTTCTTCGTCGATGCGATCACGGCCGCCATCGGCATCGCGTTCCTGCTCTCGGTCGCGGTGCCGACCCTCGCGTCCATCGCGGACAAGACGTCGACGTACCGCGAGGACCTCGTCGAGGGGATCCGCTACATCGGCGGCGACCCGGTCGTCCGCTGGCTGCTCGTGGTCTTCGCGTTCGTCTTCCTGCTCACGGTGGCGCCGACGATCATCACGCCGCTGCTCGTGGCCCGCACCTACGGCACCGAGGTGTGGATGGTGGCGGTGCTCGAGATCGCGTTCAGCGTCGGCATGCTCGGCGGCGGCGCGCTCGTGTCGACGCTGTTCGCGAAGTCCGACCGCATGACGCTGATCCTCGTGAGCTGCTTCGGCTTCGCGGTGTTCACCGCGGGGCTCGGCCTCAGCCCCGACCTCTGGGTGTTCTACGGCTTCACGTTCGCGATCGGCCTGTTCGTGCCGCTGTTCTCCGCGCCGTTCATGACGCTCGTGCAGGAGACGGTCGCGCCCGAGATGCACGGTCGCGTCTTCAGCTACGTCGGCATCGTCATGGCGCTCGCGACCCCGATCGGCGCGGTCGCGTTCGGCCCGCTCGCCGACGTGCTCAGCGTGCAGACGCTGCTCGTCGCGGCGGGGATCATCACGGTCGTCGTGATCACGGTCGCCATCTCGCTGCCGTCCGGCCGTGCCGCGATCCGGCTTGCCCGCGCGAAGAGGTCGGAGGCGGATGCGGAGGACGCGGATGCTGGGCCGGGTGCCGGACCCGGCGCGACTCCGATCGACCCGGCGCGCGGGGCGCCCGGCTCCTAG
- a CDS encoding tetratricopeptide repeat protein produces MDHDDWDARVAAFWATADDERADETVAAMRALAAERPADDPRAHFELACAHDFVGREAEAVPLYRTALDGGLDPEHRPLAVIQLASSLRNVGEAEQAVALLEAMPDDAHAPARDAFLALALHDAGRPAEALAVALRRLAATLPEYGRAVAAYADELTERGWTEPAED; encoded by the coding sequence ATGGACCACGACGACTGGGACGCCCGGGTCGCCGCCTTCTGGGCGACCGCCGACGACGAGCGCGCGGACGAGACCGTCGCCGCTATGCGGGCGCTGGCCGCCGAGCGCCCGGCCGACGATCCGCGGGCGCACTTCGAGCTGGCGTGCGCGCACGACTTCGTGGGGCGCGAGGCGGAGGCAGTGCCGCTCTACCGCACCGCGCTCGACGGCGGTCTGGATCCGGAGCACCGGCCGCTCGCGGTGATCCAGCTCGCGAGCTCCCTGCGGAACGTCGGCGAGGCCGAGCAGGCGGTCGCGCTGCTCGAGGCGATGCCCGACGACGCGCACGCACCCGCCCGCGACGCGTTCCTCGCGCTCGCCCTGCACGACGCGGGCCGTCCGGCGGAGGCGCTGGCCGTGGCGCTGCGGCGGCTGGCCGCGACCCTCCCGGAGTACGGCCGGGCGGTCGCCGCGTACGCGGACGAGCTCACCGAGCGCGGCTGGACGGAACCAGCCGAGGACTAG
- a CDS encoding LacI family DNA-binding transcriptional regulator has product MSRRATIHDVASAAGVSVSTVSKAVNGRYGISVETSRRVMEVVERLGYESSLVASSMRSHRTGVIGVLVAGFEPFSAEILKGVGAALRSSRYDLLAYSGSRQVDNTGWERRSLSRLSGTLIDGAIMVTPTVVTAQTDIPVVSIDPHTGPADLPSVESDSLGGALQATRHLLELGHRRIGFLAGRPDLRSASLREAGYRRALQDAGIAFDPALVRAGLFLTAAAREPARALLSMPDRPTAIFAANDLSGIAILQVAAELGIRVPEDLSVIGFDDIPEASQMTPALTTIRQPMQRLGTTAVDLLMSLMSGTGPEAMHVQLPTRLVRRATTGPPPARSR; this is encoded by the coding sequence ATGTCCCGCCGCGCCACCATCCACGACGTCGCCTCCGCCGCCGGCGTCTCGGTGTCCACCGTGTCCAAGGCGGTGAACGGGCGCTACGGGATCTCGGTCGAGACGTCGCGCCGCGTGATGGAGGTCGTCGAGCGCCTCGGCTACGAGTCGAGCCTCGTCGCGAGCAGCATGCGCTCCCACCGCACCGGCGTGATCGGCGTGCTGGTGGCGGGCTTCGAGCCGTTCAGCGCCGAGATCCTCAAGGGCGTGGGCGCGGCCCTCCGGAGCTCGCGCTACGACCTCCTGGCCTACAGCGGCTCCCGGCAGGTGGACAACACGGGCTGGGAGCGCCGGTCGCTCAGCCGACTGAGCGGCACCCTCATCGACGGCGCGATCATGGTGACGCCGACGGTCGTGACCGCGCAGACCGACATCCCCGTCGTGTCCATCGACCCGCACACCGGCCCCGCCGACCTGCCGAGCGTCGAGTCCGACAGCCTCGGCGGCGCGCTCCAGGCGACCCGGCACCTGCTCGAGCTCGGGCACCGGCGGATCGGCTTCCTGGCCGGCCGCCCCGACCTCCGCTCCGCGAGCCTGCGCGAGGCCGGCTACCGACGAGCCCTCCAGGACGCCGGCATCGCGTTCGACCCGGCGCTCGTGCGCGCGGGCCTCTTCCTCACCGCGGCGGCGCGGGAGCCGGCGCGCGCCCTGCTGTCGATGCCGGACCGGCCGACCGCGATCTTCGCCGCCAACGACCTCTCGGGCATCGCGATCCTGCAGGTGGCGGCCGAGCTCGGGATCCGCGTGCCCGAGGACCTCTCCGTCATCGGCTTCGACGACATCCCCGAGGCGTCGCAGATGACCCCGGCGCTCACCACGATCCGCCAGCCGATGCAGCGCCTCGGCACGACCGCGGTCGATCTCCTCATGTCGCTGATGTCCGGCACCGGGCCCGAGGCGATGCACGTGCAGCTGCCGACGCGGCTCGTGCGGCGGGCGACGACGGGGCCGCCGCCGGCGCGCAGCCGCTGA
- a CDS encoding extracellular solute-binding protein yields the protein MKARKILTGSAALLVGALALTGCSGSGSGSGDDGGPVEMTLWHNSTTGPGKAFWDKTTADFNAAHPGVTVTPTSIQNEDLDGKLQTALNSGDAPDIFLQRGGGKLAATVAAGQVMDITDGISADVKGQIAQSAFDANSIDGKAYAMPVAVLPSGIFYSQDLFTAAGITETPKTMDELDAAVEKLKATGVAPIALGAKDAWPAAHWYFNFALRECSSATLEKAATDKDFSDDCWIKAGQDVEDLVGTNPFNDGFLTTAAQQGAGSSAGLIANKKAAMELMGAWDPGVIAGLTPDTKPLADLSWFPFPEISGGAGEPGSIMGGIDGYSCSAQAPKACVDFLNYIGTADVQKEYYAAFNAPPVNTEAQTAVTEPYLKEIIAAYNDAPYVSQWLDTVYGLNVGNAMNVGVVDLMAGDGSPEKLIQTVGDAAKKA from the coding sequence ATGAAGGCACGGAAGATCCTCACGGGATCCGCGGCCCTGCTCGTGGGGGCCCTCGCCCTCACCGGCTGCAGCGGCAGCGGATCCGGCAGCGGCGACGACGGCGGCCCCGTCGAGATGACGCTGTGGCACAACTCCACCACCGGCCCGGGCAAGGCGTTCTGGGACAAGACGACCGCGGACTTCAACGCCGCGCACCCGGGTGTCACGGTCACGCCCACGTCGATCCAGAACGAGGACCTCGACGGCAAGCTCCAGACCGCGCTCAACTCGGGCGACGCGCCCGACATCTTCCTGCAGCGCGGTGGCGGCAAGCTCGCCGCCACGGTCGCGGCGGGACAGGTCATGGACATCACCGACGGCATCTCCGCCGACGTGAAGGGCCAGATCGCGCAGAGCGCGTTCGACGCGAACTCGATCGACGGCAAGGCGTACGCCATGCCCGTCGCCGTGCTCCCCAGCGGCATCTTCTACAGCCAGGACCTCTTCACGGCGGCCGGCATCACGGAGACGCCGAAGACCATGGACGAGCTGGACGCGGCCGTCGAGAAGCTCAAGGCCACGGGCGTCGCCCCCATCGCGCTCGGCGCGAAGGACGCGTGGCCCGCCGCGCACTGGTACTTCAACTTCGCGCTCCGCGAGTGCAGCTCCGCCACGCTCGAGAAGGCCGCCACGGACAAGGACTTCAGCGACGACTGCTGGATCAAGGCGGGCCAGGACGTCGAGGACCTCGTGGGCACGAACCCCTTCAACGACGGCTTCCTCACCACCGCGGCGCAGCAGGGCGCCGGCTCCTCCGCCGGCCTCATCGCCAACAAGAAGGCGGCCATGGAGCTCATGGGGGCCTGGGACCCGGGAGTCATCGCGGGCCTGACCCCGGACACCAAGCCGCTGGCCGACCTGTCCTGGTTCCCCTTCCCGGAGATCTCCGGCGGCGCGGGCGAGCCCGGCTCCATCATGGGCGGCATCGACGGGTACTCCTGCTCCGCGCAGGCCCCGAAGGCGTGCGTCGACTTCCTCAACTACATCGGCACCGCCGACGTGCAGAAGGAGTACTACGCGGCCTTCAACGCCCCGCCCGTGAACACCGAGGCGCAGACCGCGGTCACCGAGCCGTACCTGAAGGAGATCATCGCGGCCTACAACGACGCCCCCTACGTCTCCCAGTGGCTCGACACCGTCTACGGCCTGAACGTCGGCAACGCGATGAACGTCGGCGTGGTCGACCTCATGGCGGGCGACGGCAGCCCGGAGAAGCTCATCCAGACCGTCGGCGACGCGGCCAAGAAGGCCTAG
- a CDS encoding carbohydrate ABC transporter permease: MAIRESSLDEQRPAADPAHPEGGVATTPPSAVRARRRGLGWSGRLEVLILVGPALLFFLGFVIYPVVMAAYYGFFSWQGFGPPTVFVGFRNYITILQDPTFHEALMHNAVIVVLSLVLQGPVAILVALLLNRKLRGQSIIRVLIFVPYVISEVVVGTGWSLMLQGSGALNGFLANIGLADLQQDWLANPDIAIWSLMTIITWKYIGFAVILFLAGLQGIPEELSEAAAIDGASYWQIQRRITLPLLAPTLRIWAFLSIIGSLQLFDLVYIIWGQYISATAGTSTMATYLVANGRGSGNYGYGNAVAVVLFLISLVVALIYQRFVLNRDTAGALTGAGRKKK; the protein is encoded by the coding sequence ATGGCTATCCGCGAGAGCTCGCTCGACGAGCAGCGTCCCGCGGCTGATCCTGCACACCCCGAGGGCGGCGTCGCGACGACGCCGCCCTCGGCGGTCCGTGCGCGACGCCGCGGCCTCGGCTGGTCCGGTCGCCTCGAGGTCCTGATCCTCGTCGGCCCGGCCCTCCTCTTCTTCCTGGGCTTCGTCATCTACCCCGTGGTGATGGCGGCCTACTACGGCTTCTTCAGCTGGCAGGGCTTCGGCCCGCCCACGGTGTTCGTGGGCTTCCGGAACTACATCACGATCCTCCAGGACCCCACGTTCCACGAGGCGCTGATGCACAACGCCGTCATCGTGGTGCTGTCGCTCGTGCTCCAGGGCCCGGTCGCGATCCTCGTGGCGCTCCTGCTCAACCGGAAGCTGCGCGGCCAGTCGATCATCCGCGTGCTGATCTTCGTGCCGTACGTGATCTCCGAGGTCGTCGTCGGCACCGGCTGGAGCCTCATGCTCCAGGGCTCCGGCGCGCTCAACGGCTTCCTCGCGAACATCGGCCTGGCCGACCTCCAGCAGGACTGGCTGGCCAACCCGGACATCGCGATCTGGTCGCTCATGACGATCATCACGTGGAAGTACATCGGCTTCGCGGTGATCCTCTTCCTCGCCGGCCTCCAGGGCATCCCCGAGGAGCTCAGCGAGGCGGCCGCCATCGACGGCGCGTCGTACTGGCAGATCCAGCGGCGCATCACGCTGCCGCTGCTCGCGCCGACGCTGCGCATCTGGGCGTTCCTGTCGATCATCGGCTCGCTGCAGCTGTTCGACCTCGTCTACATCATCTGGGGCCAGTACATCTCGGCCACCGCGGGCACCTCGACCATGGCCACGTACCTCGTGGCCAACGGGCGCGGATCCGGCAACTACGGGTACGGCAACGCCGTCGCCGTGGTGCTGTTCCTCATCTCCCTGGTCGTCGCGCTGATCTACCAGCGGTTCGTCCTCAACCGCGACACCGCCGGCGCCCTCACGGGTGCGGGAAGGAAGAAGAAGTGA